GCTCACTAAGGATAATTTGGCCAAAAGGAATTGGGGTGGTAGCAAGAAGTGTGTTTTCTGTGATCAAGATGAGACCattcaacatctttttttcCAGTGTCCAATGGCGTGTTTGGTGTGGTGAACCGTCTTTGTGACATTTAATTTACCACCGCCATCTTGTGTTACTAATATGTTTGGGCGGTGGCTTAGGGGTGttgagaatttttttgccTCGCTCATCCTTGTAGGGACGTGTGCGATAGTTTGGTCTATATGGAATTGCAGAAatgatttggtttttcatAACAAGAGAGTGGCTAACTTCTTGCAGGTCGTTCTTCGGGCGTCCCTTTGGCTCCGTATGTGGTCCCTACTGCTTCGGACGGAGGCTCAGGAATGTATGGATTTTGGGTGCAACCGTTTGGAGACGGTCGCACGGGAGTTATTCAGCCGGTTTGGATGGCGCACAGGTTTTAGGCTGGaaggattttgatgttttcctttcactctatgtaatttttctttgataacCGGCTACTTGTTCTTTGGATGATTTTGGATGATGGATgattttaataatatatggctgtgtgcatcgatcgatgcagaggcaaaaaaaaaagtgattaTGGAAATGGTCACACAAAACTTGTAAACCCGCCTCTCACCAGATTTGGAAAGGTCGTTCCCAAGACCCAGGAGTGGTGATAAGAAATTTGGATACAACAAAAGTGAAGGATCTAGCTCATGGGTGAGAGAAACATATTCTTCATCAGGGTCTCTCCATCCAAAGGGAGCCCTGCCATTTGGTGCATATTGAGCAGTGTATGTTCACCACAATAAAATTGAAATGTTTTGGTGTGAGGATCCCATTTCTATAATAAAGACCTTGATAGTGGGCAGAGATGGAGTAGTTGCCAAAAGAGCAGTAAATAGCTCCACATATACTGCATTATCCTCATTCCCTTTTAAGAGGATATAATATTTGCGAAGGACCTCAGCTCCCCATTCATTATACAGGAAGGCCAAGGTGGCGAGGGATGCCACGCCGGCCACGGAGTGCCTGTACTCATGCatcgatcgccgccgccgcacaagCCATAAAGAGGGAGGAGCTCGCTGCCAAGAGAGAAGAGGTCACGGCCTCAACGTGGGCGACGATGATCAAGAAGCAAGACTTGAAGCTTGAGATCCTCAAGACGAACGTCGCGGCAGCGAACAGGCAGGAGGACTTGGCGCTTTTGATTTGTGACACAAATGACATGAACGGGCTCTTTAGGCTTCAAGACAGGCTCCACAGGCCCCACAGACCAACACATGTCTTTCCAGCGCACTTTGTCCTCACTCATGCGCTCCCGGGAGAAACTCCCCGGTCGGTCACCCATCCTCAAATTGATCTCAGccaagcacgcttaacttTGAGGTTCTTTTCGGCTGGTCTTCCGGAAAAAAAGGTATACCTTGTTTATATGAGTATTCtatcggagcacgggtctccggcaccggagATGTTGGGcacccccttgttgttcggtgaggggcgaggcgagcgctccggtgatcgccgaAGTGACataagacacgaagtgtagacacttggatttacccaggttcgggccacccggaggtgtaacaccctacgtcctgctatTTGTTGTATTCACGAATATGTGTGTTCTTACAGATTCTCtcggggggttcccgggtgagCTACTTGTTCTTCTAAGGGATTCTGCTACGAATGGGTGCAAGACTACTCGCTACTGACCAAGGTTCGAACCTTTTTACCAATgtcattggtcctccttttataaacaAGGGGATACCAGGGTTCGAACCTTTTTACCAATgtcattggtcctccttttataaacaaggggataccataggtgccgatgcatgcagcgtgacacgttacCCACAcgcgtgtcattgccacaaaacttACCCCACTGTAGATCCACGCTAggcttcatgcagcgcccaggccactgtgcATTGCAAACAAAACAGTTCTTAGGATAGCAGCTCTAGACGTGTTgcgcaagactagccctgccgatgtgactcctgtcggtgcattaaatgcactgcgcccgctgTCTGGTCTTGTCTCCACTGCTCCGTCAGCCCCACATGCAACCCCTGAAGCTCCAGTACCCGGAAGGTGCCCCGGTACcgctgcccggcaagttgcACGGGAGCGAACTGGTAGCTTCCCGGGTGCGCCCCTCCCGGGGAGCCGGCCTAGCGGGATCTCGTCcgttgcgacccacgcgtcccgtaccAGTGGGGCCCCGTGCTTCCGAAAGGAACTTCgaagttaagcgtgcttggCTGAGAGCAATTTGAGGATGAGTGACCGACCGAGAAGTTTCACCCGGGAGCGCATGAGTAAGCACAAAGTGCGCTGGATAGACATGTTGGTCTATGGGGCCAGTCTTGAAGCCTAGAGAGCTCAGGAGTGACGCTGGGGCGTTACAACGATGAGGTGAAGGCATGGTACGATGGGTAACACAAGCTCATCTTGTCCGAAATGAGAGCGCTGACGACCTCAACATCACCACCGGCGACCTCGACTGCACCGGCGAGCTCGGAAGTCCCTTCTACCCCGGCAGAGGATGATCCGGTCGAATGCATCTattcatatgattttttttgttcaccTAGACTTTGAATTTGTGGCGGCATGTGAAGTGGCACCAAAAACTATTTATTTGTCAGTTTGACCCCAAACAAATTGGTTGCGCGCCAACCCCACCCCACCACCCATATGGCCTTGCGCCGGACGTCGTACGGGGGGCGAGTGGAGACGCTCTGATCAAATAATGGCAAGCAACTgacttttctaaaaaaaaaagacttgcTACTGTAGTCATAGTCATGACAATTTTCATGATAATGATGCTTTTTTGCTCCAACTTACTGTATTCCAACATTTAGGTATCTTTTctgcttaaaaaaaacatctaatCCTTCGTCGTCCCCACCGCCTCTCTCCTGTCCGGCCCCACGAAATCGGGTAACACACAACACAAGCCACTTTGGCGCAAAGCCAACGAGAACATCTCCCACCAATTGGACCGTGCACAAAGGTACCATCTCATCCTCCTGTTCATTGATTACATGCCTTCCAGGCCCGGCCGGCGACCCCCCGTTCCTCATCAATTCGAGCCCGGACGATCTCCGCATTTCCTCTTTTTGATCTGATGAAGAAGTCCTGCTCCAAGAATCGGGCTTCCCGCAGGAGATAGATGTCTGGGTTCGTAGGGGTCATTATCTCTGACCCCTCTTTGCAGGGCCAGTTCACGCAGGTCGAGCTCCGATCGCTCAAGGCCAAGGTCACCCCACAAATCCACAGCTGGCATTTCCCCCCTTTCCCTTCGTAATTGCCTTCTCTTGTGCCCATTGCGTGATTCCGCGCCCAATTTGTGGCTGCAGTATGTGATTCTGAAGAGGGAGTCCGGACATGTCACCTCCAAGAACCTACCCGGTTTGATGAAGAAGCTGAGGGGGCTCAACGAGGTAGTCTCCGAGGACGAGATCGCTGCGTTCTTGTCGGAGGTTTACCCCGACGAAGACAAGGAGATTGAGTTCGAGTCATTCCTGCGGGTACACATTTAGGCAATAATCGCTCTCAAGTTCTTTCGAGTGCTAATCCGTTCCAGCTTGCTTGATTGATTTGTGTGCCGTGGGGGGACAGGAGTACCTGAACCTGCAGGCTAGGGTTACCCACAAGGAGGGCGGCAGCGGGGCCAAGCACTCGTCGTCCTTCCTCAAGTCCAGCACCACCACGCTGCTCCACAACCCCAACCAAGCAGAGAAGTCATCCTATGTTGCACACATCAACGCGTACCTTGCTGATGATCCTTTTCTGAAGAAGTATCTGCCGCTGGACCCCGCGGGCAATGATCTGTTCGACCTCGTCAGGGACGGAGTCGTACTCTGGTAATTTGCACATACGTTGTGTTGTTTTACCATCTTTGCATGGCAATGCATTAGTTTAATTACTTGTGTGAAAAATTCTAATGTGGTTTGAGGACGGTCCTGTCTAATACTTGCTTATTTGTGGTCCATGGATAATACGGTCAGTAAATTGATCAATGTAGCTGTACCTGGGACTATTGATGAGAGAGCCATCAATAAGAAAAGAATCCTTAACCCATGGGAGAGAAATGAGAACCATACACTGTGCCTCAACTCTGCCAAGGCTATTGGATGTACTGTTGTCAATCTTGGTGCTCAAGACTTGGTGGAAGGAAGGGTATGCATTCATTCCCGTACCTATTGTGCTACATTTTTATTGCAACTCTCTATCTGGTGACCTGGTTGAAGTGATATCaaatattttccttttcaatGCTATCTGCTGATATAGATATGCAGTCACTGACATTGTTGCGTCTATCTGTTTCATGCGCGCTAGTTAATGTTCATGCACACTATGCTGATAATCGTGCTCACATATTATTTTCCTTCTCACAATTCAAACGTTTtattgttgatttttttttaatgttacGGAGTATTATCTAATAAAATATCCAGGAATTCATTTGGCATGTTCTTTGTTACATAATCTTCATATACATTATACATTCTGGAATCTGGATTACCTGAATTCCGTTTATGCTTTATCTTATTGAAATAGCAATATAAGGCTCAGTGGAATGAATTAATTAAGGGTCAAATACTGACACGGTGACATGGTATATTGCTTAATTTTGCAGACTCATCTAGTTCTTGGATTGATATCTCAAATTATAAAGGTGCTACAATTTTCCCATGTACGACTTTATTTTTCATCATATACTAGAACTGTCTTATGAGTTATGACCGTgcttaatatatatttttcccaTGTAActagatacaacttttggctGATCTAAATCTTAGGAAGACACCACAACTGGTGGAAGTGTTTGATGACAGCAGGGTATGCATAAGTTTTGTCATTGAGTAAACTTATCTATGAACACTATATATTTGTGTTGAACAGATATCATTTTGTTTTACCCATTATTGTACAGGATATAGATGAAGTGCTGAGCATGTCACCTGAAAAGTTGCTACTTCAGTGGATGAACTATCATCTAAAAAGAGCTGGTTACAAGAAAACTGTTAGCAACTTCTCTTCAGATGTCAAGGTTCACGCAACAAATGCGCTTTTTCTTGCACGTTTTTTTATAATTAGATGTTTCGCCCCTTTCATTTAACGGGGAACCACCTGAGAAAAATTTACAACTTTGATTGTTCAAATCAAGTTTTGACTAATAGTTAATCCAATAATAAGTGGGTTGTTACACAAAAAAGATACTTGTATTGCATTCAAAAATTATTTCTTATGATCGTGATTTAGTAACGATTAATAAATATTAGACCAAAATTTACGGTCAAAGCCAAACTTGGACGTGCCTAACTTTCGAAACAGAGGCCGTATTTGAAGAAAACACTGTATGCTGCAATGTCTAATATACAAATGGTGTGATCCCTTCAGTATCTCAGGGCGTATCTCATGCATTATGAATATATTTTACTGTATTGAATCGACAAAAAAGATCTTCATTTCCTGCTCTACTACTCTATTAGATGCACAACAAGCAATTTTCTGACAAGCTAGGCTCGTACAGGATGGCGAAGCCTATACCTACCTCATCAAAGCTCTTGCTCCAGAGCATTCCTCTGAAACTGCATTTGAGACGAAGGATCCTACGGAAAGGGCAAAACTGGTACTTGAACAAGCAGAGAAGTTGGACTGCAAAAGATATTTGAGCCCAAAGGATATTACCGAGGGCTCTCCAAATCTTAACCTTGCATTTGTTGCACAAATATTCCACCATAGGTGAGAATTGCTTGTCTACTATTTGAAGGAATCCTATTCTGTTGTCAGAATTCTGCAATACATTCTCATAGTTTTAATGGTTGTGGTGCCATTTTGTGTTAACCAAAATGTAATGCGCTTCTATATGCAGAAATGGCTTGACTACTGACACCAATCAGATTAACCTCACGCAGACATCATCACGAGATGATCTTATCTTATCTAGAGAAGAAAGGGCCTTCCGAATGTGGATTAACAGCCTTGGAATTGTGACATATGTAAATAATATGTTTGAAGATGTTCGAAATGGGTAAGCTTTCAACAGAGGCAGCCCGTGTTTATCTGTCACAGATGAGTGATGTAAATGCCTGTGCAGGTGGGTTCTTCTAGAAGTACTTGACAAAGTATATCCGGGATCTGTCAATTGGAAGATAGCAACAAAACCTCCAATTAAAATGCCATTTAGAAAACTGGAGAACTGCAATCAAGTCATACAAATTGGGAAGCAGCTGAAGTTTTCTTTAGTGAATTTAGCTGGAAATGATATTGTTCAGGGAAATAAGAAGTTGATTGTTGGTGAGTTTGTTTTTACAAAATATTGATAAGTGCATTGCGAACAGCAGCTTGTCATCTCTTAATTGTATATGTTGATATCCCCCTTTTACTTACGAAGAATAACCGTCAAGTGCCTTTTGTCTGTTTAAACTGTTCATTGACCATAGAGGCATTATGGTGGATATCCCAACTGTTCAATATGAAAATGGAAAATGAATGCTGTTTATGACCCAgcgtttcttcttttctcttctgTGAATAGATGTACTGTTGTATTAAATCTCATCTCACATGTTATTTCAGCACTTCTTTGGCAATTGATGAGATTCAATATCCTTCAGTTGCTAAACAAACTGAGGTTCCACTCTCAAGGGTCCCAGGGAAAACAAATAACTGATGCTGACATCCTGAATTGGGCGAATAACGAAGTCAAGGCTTCAGGGAGAACTTCTCAAATGGAAAGTTTTAAGGTGATCATTACGATTGCACTCTGCCTTACATTTGCAATTTCTTGTCATGAAATCGTAGCTGCTCATACTTGTGTTTCTGGTTCAGGACAAGAACTTATCAAGTGGAATATTTTTCCTTGAACTTCTCAGTGCTGTACAGCCAAGGGTTGTGAACTGGAAGGTTGTATCCAAGGGTGTAGATGGTGAGTTCTTGGTCGATCAgtgaatttgttttgtttttcccttgTTGAGTTTATGGCTTAAACCATgtctattttcttttggagCATCATGAGAATCAAAACGGAAATCATGCGATGTCATCTTTCTGTTGCACTTCCTTTGTAATGACTCATACATTCTCTTTCACCACTGCAGATGATGAGAAGAAGCTAAATGCTACCTACATCATCAGTGTTGCTCGGAAGCTTGGCTGTTCTGTGTTTTTGTTGCCAGATGACATAATTGAGGTAATCGATCATCACCATgaaatacatattttttttcctgtatcTTACAATTTTGAATTGATGCTCCCAACAGGTGAATCAGAAGATGATCCTAACACTGGCTGCTAGCATCATGTACTGGAGTCTCCAGAAACCACCACAGAGTGAAACATCTGAACAGTCTGCACCATCTAATGTGGCTTCAGATGCTGCTTCTGATATCGCCTCGGAGGATTCCACGTCGATAATGGCATCACTAGAGGGAGAAGAGGTGAATTCGTTGCCTAAAAGCATGGCAACGGATAATACTAGCACTTCAGATGCTCTATTTTGAATTCTTTGCCTGATAGTCGAGTTCCAACATAACCACAATTGACGATGCTTCAGATACAACTCTGGCAGATAACGATAATGTTGTATATGCAGAATGAAGATTTAGAGTAGTAGTTCTCCATTcatcgggtttttttttctgtcttgcacatagaatagagctaagcaaatattttctctttttcttgagTTTGTTTTGTAGTTACTGCACATAGCAATGGTCTATATAGAGTTATGATCAAAATAGGTCCATTTTCCCATtgaattttgatcaaaatgtATACAGAAGGTGTCCATTGacattctatttttcttttcaacaaTTTATATGCATGAATTAGGATAGTTCGAAGATCTGCCTTTTATTCTGCCACCCAGGAGAActgcattttttattttttttgcgagtgaGAGCTGCTTAAAGCTAACTTGTTGGTTGGTGCTAACAGGAAGTCAAAAGGTCGTAAGTATCTGAGTTGTTAATTGTCCTAAGTAAGTGCCCAGTGCGTTACGGCTCGTAGAGAGCTGCTTAAAGCTAACTTGTTGGTTGGTGCTAACATGAAGTCAAAAGGTCGTAAGTATCTGAGTTGTTAATTGTATACCAACTAAGTTTGCCATGTGAAAGATCGATTACTTCACAGAGGGGTGTGAATGTTTCACAGAGGGGTGTGAATGTGACTAGTTTTacttctttcttcaaaaatgaatCAACAGAGATTTTACTTAGCAAttttagagtagcagcggaaTGAAGAAATATGAACAAATAAAAGAGTAACAATGAAGACAAACACAATAAGAACAAATATACTTCGACAGAAAGTATGAGATTGAGGAACGATATCACCAGAAGACGAAGATAcggggatttgttttccgaagttcggattgttggcacaatcttacgtctccgttgagggggctgagttacacaagactcgcggacacacaagtccatcGAATTCTCCTGAGCAAAGACCTAAGTCTCgtccagttactcgtggtagatcttgaggtgatctccggactttcacagactggttgatagcgaatcacaagcttcgattgctcttcaacactgactcctagccgtctaggtgatgccaatcaccaagagtaacaagcttcaagtgctcggctagagaggggatcctattcttcacgctcagttcagctctaatgGTTTTAtctggtgttcttcaaaacaactcattgggggatcaccaccgaaccCGTTCGGGATGAGTCGTCTTATATAGTCTTGGCCACAGCCGATCTAGCcattgtgacccgttggataaagtgattcCTGAGACTctagctcacactttatctctttttctcacaacggttagattatgTGGTCAAAACAtaaagcgacagattttcaaacacatttgaaatcagagtgaagacttcacgcggaagtttctgtgaagcctgaaatgcttcattcttcgcTCCAAcaaaaaacactcacacagaaaatggttttcgcctaagctgaacatgaaggataggtttcacctgaaccagctccacacttcaaaccccccttaatagtactgcgttcctatactcaagtgaagaaaaagctacggaaagacctatgaagaaagctAC
This is a stretch of genomic DNA from Brachypodium distachyon strain Bd21 chromosome 1, Brachypodium_distachyon_v3.0, whole genome shotgun sequence. It encodes these proteins:
- the LOC100840402 gene encoding fimbrin-4 isoform X2; its protein translation is MSGFVGVIISDPSLQGQFTQVELRSLKAKYVILKRESGHVTSKNLPGLMKKLRGLNEVVSEDEIAAFLSEVYPDEDKEIEFESFLREYLNLQARVTHKEGGSGAKHSSSFLKSSTTTLLHNPNQAEKSSYVAHINAYLADDPFLKKYLPLDPAGNDLFDLVRDGVVLCKLINVAVPGTIDERAINKKRILNPWERNENHTLCLNSAKAIGCTVVNLGAQDLVEGRTHLVLGLISQIIKIQLLADLNLRKTPQLVEVFDDSRDIDEVLSMSPEKLLLQWMNYHLKRAGYKKTVSNFSSDVKDGEAYTYLIKALAPEHSSETAFETKDPTERAKLVLEQAEKLDCKRYLSPKDITEGSPNLNLAFVAQIFHHRNGLTTDTNQINLTQTSSRDDLILSREERAFRMWINSLGIVTYVNNMFEDVRNGWVLLEVLDKVYPGSVNWKIATKPPIKMPFRKLENCNQVIQIGKQLKFSLVNLAGNDIVQGNKKLIVALLWQLMRFNILQLLNKLRFHSQGSQGKQITDADILNWANNEVKASGRTSQMESFKDKNLSSGIFFLELLSAVQPRVVNWKVVSKGVDDDEKKLNATYIISVARKLGCSVFLLPDDIIEVNQKMILTLAASIMYWSLQKPPQSETSEQSAPSNVASDAASDIASEDSTSIMASLEGEEVNSLPKSMATDNTSTSDALF
- the LOC100840402 gene encoding fimbrin-4 isoform X1, with translation MSGFVGVIISDPSLQGQFTQVELRSLKAKYVILKRESGHVTSKNLPGLMKKLRGLNEVVSEDEIAAFLSEVYPDEDKEIEFESFLREYLNLQARVTHKEGGSGAKHSSSFLKSSTTTLLHNPNQAEKSSYVAHINAYLADDPFLKKYLPLDPAGNDLFDLVRDGVVLCKLINVAVPGTIDERAINKKRILNPWERNENHTLCLNSAKAIGCTVVNLGAQDLVEGRTHLVLGLISQIIKVLQFSHIQLLADLNLRKTPQLVEVFDDSRDIDEVLSMSPEKLLLQWMNYHLKRAGYKKTVSNFSSDVKDGEAYTYLIKALAPEHSSETAFETKDPTERAKLVLEQAEKLDCKRYLSPKDITEGSPNLNLAFVAQIFHHRNGLTTDTNQINLTQTSSRDDLILSREERAFRMWINSLGIVTYVNNMFEDVRNGWVLLEVLDKVYPGSVNWKIATKPPIKMPFRKLENCNQVIQIGKQLKFSLVNLAGNDIVQGNKKLIVALLWQLMRFNILQLLNKLRFHSQGSQGKQITDADILNWANNEVKASGRTSQMESFKDKNLSSGIFFLELLSAVQPRVVNWKVVSKGVDDDEKKLNATYIISVARKLGCSVFLLPDDIIEVNQKMILTLAASIMYWSLQKPPQSETSEQSAPSNVASDAASDIASEDSTSIMASLEGEEVNSLPKSMATDNTSTSDALF